One part of the Mesorhizobium sp. M4B.F.Ca.ET.058.02.1.1 genome encodes these proteins:
- a CDS encoding ABC transporter permease, which produces MNPRTRHALELILDNLVWFMLVFVLVVFSLLIPNYFQLGIFANIIEASSVLGVMSIGLALVIIAGHMDLSVESVAALSAMAVGILFCSSGIGLGVQLHPQWLMVPVSLLLAVLVGGIIGVFNGFLIVRLKMSAFIITLASYIWVRGLVLVVSGGRSAQDLAPAIRWFGIQRLIGLPLTAWIAIACFVVFSLIMAKTPFGRHLVMIGGNETATFRAGIRVNRNLIIAFVLAGAIAGLAGWLLAIRTSGATANLGVGLLFNAFAAVVIGGVSLKGGVGTLPGVYAGVLLLSAINTAINLMGLPANFTQVIHGLLVLAAVLLDAFKQTIRQRLA; this is translated from the coding sequence ATGAACCCCCGCACCCGCCATGCTCTCGAGCTCATTCTCGACAATCTCGTCTGGTTCATGCTGGTCTTCGTGCTGGTGGTGTTTTCCCTGCTCATTCCGAACTACTTCCAGCTCGGCATCTTCGCCAACATCATCGAGGCCTCCAGCGTGCTGGGCGTGATGTCGATCGGCCTGGCGCTGGTCATCATCGCCGGCCACATGGACCTATCGGTCGAATCGGTCGCCGCGCTCAGCGCCATGGCGGTCGGCATCTTGTTCTGCTCGTCGGGCATCGGCCTCGGCGTGCAACTGCACCCGCAATGGCTGATGGTCCCGGTTTCGCTGCTGCTCGCCGTCCTCGTCGGCGGCATCATCGGCGTCTTCAACGGCTTCCTGATCGTCAGGCTGAAGATGAGCGCCTTCATCATCACGCTGGCCTCCTACATCTGGGTGCGCGGCCTGGTGCTCGTCGTTTCCGGTGGCCGCTCGGCACAGGACCTGGCGCCGGCGATCCGCTGGTTCGGCATCCAGCGCCTGATCGGCCTGCCGCTCACCGCCTGGATCGCCATCGCCTGTTTCGTCGTCTTCTCGCTGATCATGGCCAAGACGCCGTTCGGCCGGCACCTGGTGATGATCGGCGGCAACGAGACGGCCACCTTCCGCGCCGGCATCCGCGTCAACCGCAATTTGATCATCGCCTTCGTGCTTGCCGGCGCCATCGCCGGTCTCGCCGGCTGGCTGCTGGCCATCCGCACCTCCGGCGCCACCGCCAATCTCGGCGTCGGGCTTTTGTTCAACGCCTTCGCCGCCGTCGTCATCGGCGGCGTCAGCCTGAAGGGCGGCGTCGGCACCCTGCCCGGCGTCTATGCCGGCGTGCTCTTGCTCTCGGCCATCAACACGGCGATCAACCTGATGGGCCTGCCGGCCAATTTCACCCAGGTGATCCACGGCCTGCTGGTGCTGGCGGCGGTGCTGCTCGACGCCTTCAAGCAGACCATCCGGCAGAGGCTGGCATGA
- a CDS encoding SDR family oxidoreductase, with product MTGRLQDRVALIVGSARGIGKGIAQRFAEEGAKLVLADTEAEAGQATASEFGAAFIRTDISQMAEAEAAVALALEQHGRLDILVQNAGIYPWQLIENTSPEDWDRVMAVNLRGSFNATRAALVPMKAQRHGRMLFTSSITGPHVTSPGHGHYSATKAGINGLIRAAALEFAGYGITVNGVEPGNILTEAIELHRGAAYIQNMQDSIPLGRLGSPRDVANAFLFLASDDASYITGTTIVVDGGQLLPEGKDFRLLPP from the coding sequence ATGACCGGCCGGCTGCAGGACAGGGTCGCGCTGATCGTCGGCAGCGCGCGCGGCATCGGCAAGGGCATCGCGCAGCGTTTCGCCGAAGAGGGCGCGAAGCTCGTGCTGGCCGATACCGAGGCCGAGGCCGGACAAGCCACCGCAAGCGAGTTCGGCGCCGCCTTCATCCGCACCGATATCTCGCAAATGGCCGAGGCCGAGGCCGCCGTGGCGCTGGCGCTCGAGCAGCATGGCCGACTCGACATCCTGGTCCAGAATGCCGGGATTTATCCCTGGCAGCTGATCGAGAACACCAGCCCGGAGGACTGGGATAGAGTGATGGCGGTCAACCTGCGCGGCTCCTTTAATGCCACACGGGCTGCGCTCGTGCCGATGAAGGCGCAGCGGCATGGCCGTATGCTGTTCACCTCGTCGATCACCGGGCCGCATGTCACTAGCCCCGGCCACGGCCATTATTCGGCGACCAAGGCCGGAATCAACGGGCTGATCCGTGCCGCCGCGCTCGAATTCGCCGGCTACGGCATCACCGTCAACGGCGTCGAGCCCGGCAACATCCTCACCGAGGCGATCGAGCTGCATCGCGGTGCTGCCTATATCCAGAACATGCAGGACTCCATACCGCTCGGACGGCTGGGCAGCCCGCGCGACGTCGCCAACGCCTTCCTGTTCCTCGCCTCTGACGACGCCAGCTACATCACCGGCACGACCATCGTCGTCGACGGCGGACAGCTGCTGCCCGAAGGCAAGGATTTTCGCCTGCTGCCGCCGTGA
- the rbsK gene encoding ribokinase has translation MPGKPVVILGVFVADTAYRADRQPRMGETILGNSFKLGPGGKGSNQAVAAGKLGADTTFLTRLGVDAFADMAKHTWQAAGVKAAVIDTPESYTGAAYIFVEETSGNNAIIVSPGAAMLISPADIEAHAGLIRSAGVFITQLEQPIEAALKALEIAREAGVTTILNPAPAARLPDRIYALCDYVTPNETEAEELTGIKVSSIDDARRAADSFLARGVGSVIITLGEKGALLHTKSGSDHVGAVSAGPVVETTGAGDAFNGGLAAALAKGVEPLQAVRFACAVAGISVTRPGTAPSMPTLQEVEALLARG, from the coding sequence ATGCCCGGGAAGCCTGTCGTCATCCTCGGCGTCTTTGTTGCCGACACCGCCTATCGCGCCGATCGCCAGCCGCGCATGGGTGAGACCATCCTCGGCAACTCTTTCAAGCTGGGGCCGGGCGGCAAGGGCTCGAACCAGGCGGTCGCGGCCGGCAAACTGGGCGCCGACACCACCTTCCTGACCCGGCTCGGCGTCGACGCCTTTGCCGACATGGCCAAGCACACCTGGCAGGCGGCTGGCGTGAAGGCGGCGGTGATTGATACGCCGGAGAGCTATACGGGTGCCGCCTACATCTTCGTCGAGGAGACCAGCGGCAACAATGCCATCATCGTCAGCCCTGGCGCGGCGATGCTCATCTCGCCCGCCGACATCGAGGCCCATGCCGGCCTGATCCGTTCGGCCGGCGTCTTCATCACCCAGCTCGAACAGCCGATCGAGGCAGCGCTGAAGGCGCTGGAGATCGCGCGCGAGGCAGGGGTGACGACCATCCTCAATCCGGCCCCGGCGGCGAGGCTGCCTGACCGCATCTATGCGCTTTGCGACTACGTCACCCCCAACGAGACCGAGGCCGAGGAACTGACCGGCATCAAGGTGTCGTCCATCGACGATGCCCGCCGCGCCGCCGACAGTTTTCTGGCGAGGGGTGTCGGTTCTGTCATCATCACGCTCGGCGAGAAGGGCGCGCTGCTGCACACGAAGAGCGGCTCCGACCACGTCGGCGCCGTCAGTGCAGGTCCGGTTGTGGAAACAACGGGCGCCGGCGACGCCTTCAACGGCGGTCTCGCGGCGGCACTGGCGAAAGGCGTCGAGCCGCTGCAGGCGGTGAGATTCGCCTGCGCCGTCGCCGGCATTTCGGTGACCCGTCCTGGCACGGCTCCGTCGATGCCGACATTGCAGGAAGTCGAGGCGCTGCTGGCGCGGGGTTAA
- a CDS encoding RbsD/FucU family protein: protein MLKGINPLLNADVLQALRAMGHGDDLIICDTNFPADSVARQTELGYLLRIDAPAAEVVKAVLSLYPLDSFVDDAAARMEIVGNPDEIPPVQKEVQKEIDKAEGKAWPMISIERYAFYERAKKAYCVIQTGERRFYGCFAFRKGVIPPDAE from the coding sequence ATGCTCAAAGGGATCAATCCGCTGCTCAACGCCGACGTGCTCCAGGCACTGCGGGCGATGGGCCACGGCGACGACCTGATCATCTGCGACACCAATTTCCCGGCCGATTCGGTCGCCCGCCAGACGGAGCTCGGCTATCTGCTGCGCATCGACGCGCCGGCGGCGGAGGTGGTGAAGGCGGTGCTGTCGCTCTATCCGCTGGACAGCTTCGTCGACGACGCCGCCGCCCGCATGGAGATCGTCGGCAATCCTGACGAGATCCCGCCGGTGCAGAAGGAGGTGCAGAAGGAGATCGACAAGGCCGAGGGCAAGGCCTGGCCGATGATCTCGATCGAGCGCTACGCCTTCTACGAGCGCGCCAAGAAGGCCTATTGCGTCATCCAGACCGGCGAGCGCCGCTTCTATGGCTGTTTCGCCTTCCGCAAGGGCGTCATTCCGCCGGATGCGGAGTAG
- the ugpC gene encoding sn-glycerol-3-phosphate ABC transporter ATP-binding protein UgpC, translating into MAQVAITNVAKAFGPVKVLHDVSVDIADGQFVVLVGPSGCGKSTLLRMVAGLETVSGGTIAIGERVVNNLPPAKRDIAMVFQNYALYPHKTVEQNMAFALKLRKTDPAIVAERVKRAADILDLAPYLKRYPRQLSGGQRQRVAMGRAIVRNPQVFLFDEPLSNLDAKLRVQMRTEIKELHQRLKTTTIYVTHDQIEAMTMADKIVVMRDGRIEQVGAPLQLFDRPANLFVAGFIGSPAMNLLKGVVRKGDKSVVDISGTAFPLAPGSAAKDSQNVVYGVRPEHLEIHPDGVAARISVVEPTGSETLVFVRFGESEMVALFRERHDFKPGDTLHLRPRLDQLHLFDAETGNRL; encoded by the coding sequence ATGGCTCAAGTCGCGATCACCAATGTGGCCAAGGCGTTCGGACCAGTCAAGGTCCTGCACGATGTCAGCGTCGATATCGCCGACGGCCAGTTCGTCGTGCTGGTCGGTCCTTCCGGCTGCGGCAAGTCCACGCTGTTGAGGATGGTGGCCGGGCTGGAGACCGTTTCCGGCGGCACGATCGCGATCGGCGAGCGCGTCGTCAACAATCTGCCGCCGGCGAAGCGCGACATCGCCATGGTGTTCCAGAACTACGCGCTCTACCCGCACAAGACGGTGGAGCAGAACATGGCTTTCGCGCTGAAGCTGCGCAAGACCGATCCGGCGATCGTCGCCGAGCGGGTCAAGCGCGCCGCCGACATCCTCGATCTCGCGCCCTATCTCAAGCGCTATCCGCGTCAGCTCTCGGGCGGCCAGCGCCAGCGCGTCGCCATGGGCCGCGCCATCGTGCGCAACCCGCAGGTCTTCCTGTTCGACGAGCCGCTCTCCAACCTCGATGCCAAGCTGCGCGTCCAGATGCGCACCGAGATCAAGGAACTGCACCAGCGGCTGAAGACCACCACCATTTACGTCACGCACGACCAGATCGAGGCCATGACCATGGCCGACAAGATCGTGGTGATGCGTGACGGCCGCATCGAGCAGGTCGGCGCGCCGCTGCAGCTGTTCGACCGGCCGGCCAATCTCTTCGTCGCCGGCTTCATCGGCTCGCCCGCCATGAACCTTCTGAAGGGCGTCGTGCGGAAGGGCGACAAGTCCGTTGTCGACATATCCGGCACCGCGTTTCCGCTTGCCCCCGGCAGCGCGGCCAAGGATAGCCAAAACGTCGTCTATGGCGTGCGGCCCGAGCATCTCGAAATCCACCCCGACGGCGTCGCTGCCAGGATTTCCGTGGTCGAGCCGACCGGTTCCGAAACCTTGGTCTTTGTGCGCTTCGGCGAAAGCGAGATGGTGGCGCTGTTTCGTGAGCGCCACGACTTCAAGCCGGGTGACACGCTGCATCTCAGGCCACGGCTCGACCAGCTCCACCTCTTCGACGCAGAGACCGGAAACCGGCTCTGA
- a CDS encoding sugar ABC transporter substrate-binding protein, which produces MRVGLYEKLVRAGATRRDILKGAASMAAIAAASGAGLGALTRPAAAADDLRAQILQIPGVGKGQPTDADFQKVGELCLEATKANVKEGEFAGVELTFMGLNNQNLHNVLFRGFLKPWEAYTGAKISWIDLAQADYNARLQQSIATGTVDFDIIEMGAPFEGDVCGKGLTSEMPDWVKKQIDFDDLVNYLKPPVGTWNGKQYRVTIDGDAHNFNYRTDVFADADLAKAWKESGATTEWGVPKTWQEVQAVTKFLKGKQFKGQDVYGYLDAPKPWGGFGFYFLGSRASAYAKHPDDKAWLFDADTMKPRINNPAWVRAIQDVIDALPSEPPDQINADPNTTGFQQFLAGTGSMIPWWGDIGSNVKTNDSSVIGDVTGFSILPGSDDVYNSKTGQWDKLASGPNYSPNCAYLGWGVYVMARVDSDAKKQKAAWSAAAHLGGKDLSLWCAAYPSGFQPYRNSHFNIPEWVAAGYDEAFISSYLKSEGDSYNHPNAAIEPRIPGIFQYYSAAEDILANTFAGKMKAQEGADAIAAAWEKLTDQIGRENQIKLYKASLGV; this is translated from the coding sequence ATGAGAGTCGGTCTTTACGAAAAACTGGTCCGCGCGGGTGCCACCCGGCGTGACATTCTCAAGGGCGCGGCCAGCATGGCCGCGATTGCCGCGGCTTCAGGCGCCGGCCTCGGCGCACTGACCCGGCCGGCCGCCGCGGCCGACGATCTGCGCGCGCAGATCCTGCAGATTCCAGGTGTCGGCAAGGGTCAGCCGACGGACGCCGATTTCCAGAAGGTGGGCGAGCTCTGCCTCGAAGCGACCAAGGCCAATGTCAAGGAAGGCGAGTTCGCCGGCGTCGAGCTCACCTTCATGGGCCTCAACAACCAGAACCTGCACAACGTTCTGTTCCGCGGCTTCCTGAAGCCGTGGGAGGCCTATACGGGCGCCAAGATCAGCTGGATCGACCTGGCGCAGGCCGACTACAACGCCCGCCTGCAGCAGTCGATCGCCACCGGCACCGTCGACTTCGACATCATCGAGATGGGCGCGCCCTTCGAAGGCGATGTATGCGGCAAGGGCCTGACCTCCGAAATGCCGGACTGGGTCAAGAAGCAGATCGACTTCGACGACCTGGTCAACTACCTGAAGCCGCCGGTCGGCACCTGGAACGGCAAGCAGTACCGCGTCACCATCGACGGCGACGCGCACAACTTCAACTACCGCACCGACGTGTTCGCCGATGCCGATCTCGCCAAGGCCTGGAAAGAGAGCGGGGCGACGACCGAATGGGGCGTGCCGAAGACCTGGCAGGAAGTGCAAGCCGTCACCAAGTTCCTCAAGGGCAAGCAGTTCAAGGGCCAGGATGTGTATGGCTATCTCGACGCGCCCAAGCCCTGGGGCGGCTTCGGCTTCTACTTCCTCGGCAGCCGCGCCAGCGCCTATGCCAAGCATCCCGACGACAAGGCCTGGCTATTCGATGCCGACACGATGAAGCCGCGCATCAACAATCCGGCCTGGGTGCGGGCGATCCAGGACGTCATCGACGCCCTGCCCTCGGAGCCGCCAGACCAGATCAACGCCGATCCGAACACCACCGGCTTCCAGCAGTTCCTGGCCGGCACCGGGTCGATGATCCCGTGGTGGGGCGACATCGGCTCCAACGTCAAGACCAACGACTCGTCGGTCATCGGCGACGTCACCGGCTTCTCGATCCTGCCCGGCTCGGACGACGTCTACAATTCGAAGACCGGCCAATGGGACAAGCTCGCCAGCGGCCCGAACTACTCGCCCAACTGCGCCTATCTCGGCTGGGGCGTCTATGTCATGGCCCGCGTCGACAGTGATGCGAAGAAGCAGAAGGCGGCATGGTCGGCGGCGGCACATCTCGGCGGCAAGGACCTGTCGCTCTGGTGCGCGGCCTATCCGTCGGGCTTCCAGCCCTACCGCAACAGCCATTTCAACATTCCAGAATGGGTGGCGGCCGGCTACGACGAGGCGTTCATCAGCTCCTACCTCAAGTCCGAGGGTGACAGCTACAATCATCCGAACGCGGCGATCGAGCCGCGTATCCCCGGCATCTTCCAGTACTACAGCGCCGCCGAGGACATCCTGGCCAACACCTTCGCCGGCAAGATGAAGGCGCAGGAAGGCGCCGATGCCATCGCCGCCGCCTGGGAGAAGCTGACCGACCAGATCGGCCGCGAAAACCAGATCAAGCTCTACAAAGCCTCGCTCGGCGTGTAG
- a CDS encoding sugar ABC transporter permease: MADQTLPTNAWPANGVPADLIAPGRKRLGFALMAAATLGLLAVIALQILYKTEVTTLGFDTWRPIVYAYVLWGVALGIGQVLTRGEDGQRALFLLPALLFTIAMVVFPTLFGFYIALTDWNLSSFSGRKFNGLDNFWQMLADPYYRNALFNMVLYVLAVFVEYVIAFGLALLLNAQIRARKFFRVVFLMPLMLSPVAVSWMIGKSLMEYRFGPAATLARYLGWDNPAFFSNPITARISIMVLDAWTFIPFMMIMLLAGLQAMSREVLEAARVDGATAWQTFWQVTFPLMLPVSVTAVILRIIFKLKLADIIITVTSGGPGGATDSVSSFIYREYRDRSNVGYGTMLAMAYLVIIIVFVTWLLKFASRFVRNVN; this comes from the coding sequence GTGGCTGACCAGACCTTGCCAACCAATGCATGGCCGGCAAACGGCGTTCCAGCCGATCTGATCGCACCCGGCCGCAAGCGGCTCGGTTTCGCCCTGATGGCCGCGGCGACGCTCGGCCTGCTCGCCGTCATCGCGCTGCAGATCCTCTACAAGACGGAAGTCACCACGCTCGGCTTCGATACCTGGCGGCCGATCGTCTATGCCTATGTGCTGTGGGGCGTGGCGCTGGGCATTGGGCAGGTGCTGACGCGCGGCGAGGACGGCCAGCGCGCGCTGTTCCTGCTTCCCGCATTGCTGTTCACCATTGCCATGGTGGTCTTCCCGACCCTGTTCGGCTTCTACATCGCGCTGACCGACTGGAACCTCAGTTCCTTCTCCGGCCGCAAGTTCAACGGGCTCGACAATTTCTGGCAGATGCTGGCCGACCCCTACTACCGCAACGCGCTGTTCAACATGGTACTGTATGTGCTCGCGGTGTTCGTCGAATATGTCATCGCCTTCGGCCTGGCGCTGCTCCTCAACGCGCAGATCCGCGCCCGCAAATTCTTCCGCGTCGTCTTCCTGATGCCGCTGATGTTGTCGCCGGTCGCGGTGTCGTGGATGATCGGCAAGTCGCTGATGGAGTATCGCTTCGGCCCGGCGGCGACGCTGGCGCGATACCTCGGCTGGGACAATCCCGCCTTCTTCTCCAACCCGATCACCGCCCGCATCTCGATCATGGTGCTGGATGCCTGGACCTTCATCCCGTTCATGATGATCATGCTGCTTGCCGGCCTGCAGGCGATGTCGCGCGAGGTGCTTGAGGCGGCGCGCGTCGACGGCGCCACCGCCTGGCAGACCTTCTGGCAGGTCACTTTCCCACTGATGCTGCCGGTGTCGGTGACAGCGGTGATCCTGCGCATCATCTTCAAGCTGAAGCTGGCCGACATCATCATCACGGTGACGTCGGGCGGGCCCGGCGGCGCCACGGATTCGGTGTCGAGCTTCATCTACCGCGAGTACCGCGACCGCTCGAATGTCGGCTACGGCACGATGCTGGCCATGGCCTATCTCGTCATCATCATCGTGTTCGTGACCTGGCTGCTGAAATTCGCCAGCCGCTTCGTGCGCAACGTCAACTGA
- a CDS encoding carbohydrate ABC transporter permease — protein sequence MSVQTTDYSVSEISSPASFLTSRVFIYGALVFWSFICLFPIYWTITTSFKSAVDVTQGHLIPFVDFQPDWKGWRSLGLSPDSITQTSTVRDEFFKRFMNSVIASVGASGLAIIIGSLAAYGLTRYRYHFAWFKNEDISFFFLSQLILPPVVLALPFLVLYREVGLLDTRVGLILLYTLMVLPIVIWIMRDQFNSIPVELEEAALVDGLSIWGAFFRIVMPIALPGMVAAFILAMVLCWNEYFFAALLTSTDAKTIPVMVASQTGSQGINWWSMAALATAAITPLAVIGILLERYLIMGMTAGAVK from the coding sequence ATGAGCGTCCAGACCACCGACTATTCCGTCTCCGAAATCAGCTCGCCGGCGAGCTTCCTGACCAGCCGCGTCTTCATCTATGGCGCGCTGGTGTTCTGGTCCTTCATCTGCCTTTTCCCGATCTACTGGACGATCACGACGTCATTCAAATCGGCGGTCGACGTCACCCAGGGCCATCTGATCCCGTTCGTCGACTTCCAGCCTGACTGGAAGGGCTGGCGCTCGCTCGGCCTGTCGCCGGACTCGATCACGCAGACCTCGACCGTGCGCGACGAGTTCTTCAAGCGCTTCATGAATTCGGTCATCGCCTCGGTCGGCGCATCCGGCCTCGCCATCATCATCGGCAGCCTCGCCGCCTACGGCCTGACCCGCTACCGCTACCACTTCGCCTGGTTCAAGAACGAGGACATCTCCTTCTTCTTCCTGTCGCAGCTGATCCTGCCGCCGGTGGTGCTGGCGCTGCCCTTCCTGGTGCTCTACCGCGAGGTCGGCCTGCTCGATACGCGCGTCGGGCTGATCCTGCTCTACACGCTGATGGTGCTGCCGATCGTCATCTGGATCATGCGCGACCAGTTCAATTCGATCCCGGTCGAGCTCGAGGAGGCAGCGCTCGTCGACGGCCTGTCGATCTGGGGCGCCTTCTTCCGCATCGTCATGCCGATCGCGCTTCCCGGCATGGTCGCCGCCTTCATCCTGGCGATGGTGCTGTGCTGGAACGAGTATTTCTTCGCCGCGCTTTTGACCTCGACCGACGCCAAGACCATTCCCGTCATGGTGGCGAGCCAGACCGGGTCGCAAGGCATCAACTGGTGGTCGATGGCCGCACTCGCCACCGCCGCCATCACGCCGCTTGCCGTCATCGGCATCCTTCTGGAACGCTACCTGATCATGGGCATGACGGCCGGCGCGGTGAAGTAG
- a CDS encoding creatininase family protein: MRYELMLPHQIRKAITENWPVALPLGVLEYHGEHMAVGMDTLAVVKTLELFEKEADIVILPPFYYGAASYAVAPPEGSGSVQVGGNQLAPFAEELFFSLLRIGFRNIHAIIHHQTENFAAGMPTDLAFKAAGRQAIFRFLEKERGEGWWGSEAMADYYAGHAKGENFFNWVQVHPLMSAAMNGRYPFDHAGIGETSLMLALCPEAVDAGRLADNTSWYTASAPEASAELGRKGVAMILEHLRSILRA, translated from the coding sequence ATGCGTTACGAATTGATGCTGCCGCACCAGATCCGCAAGGCGATCACGGAGAACTGGCCGGTCGCTCTGCCGCTCGGCGTGCTCGAGTACCATGGCGAGCACATGGCCGTCGGCATGGACACGCTGGCCGTCGTCAAGACGCTCGAGCTGTTCGAGAAGGAGGCCGACATCGTCATCCTGCCGCCCTTCTACTACGGCGCCGCGAGCTATGCGGTGGCGCCGCCGGAAGGCAGCGGCTCGGTGCAGGTCGGCGGCAATCAGCTGGCGCCGTTCGCCGAGGAGCTGTTCTTCAGCCTGCTGCGCATCGGCTTTCGCAACATCCACGCCATCATCCACCACCAGACCGAGAATTTCGCCGCCGGCATGCCGACCGATCTCGCTTTCAAGGCCGCCGGCCGGCAAGCGATCTTCCGCTTTCTGGAAAAAGAGCGCGGCGAGGGCTGGTGGGGTTCAGAGGCGATGGCGGACTACTATGCAGGCCATGCCAAGGGCGAGAACTTCTTCAATTGGGTCCAGGTGCATCCGCTGATGTCGGCCGCCATGAACGGCCGGTACCCGTTCGACCATGCCGGCATCGGCGAAACCTCGCTGATGCTGGCGCTGTGCCCCGAAGCGGTCGACGCCGGCCGCCTCGCCGACAATACAAGCTGGTACACGGCGAGCGCGCCGGAAGCTTCGGCCGAGCTGGGCAGGAAGGGCGTCGCCATGATCCTCGAGCATTTAAGGTCGATCCTGCGGGCCTAG
- a CDS encoding SIS domain-containing protein gives MTGAGTDLFAIALNELGDVLAKVDEARIDAACDLLAGAGKIAVYGCGREALQIKGFAMRLYHLGLSVSVVGDMTTPPLGKGGVFLVSSGPGETTTVLTLMQVARAAGAKVLLLTAEAEGSATKRADFTLLIPAQTMASDQGTAKTSVLPMGSLFEGALFLLFEVMVLKLKALTGASPEAMRARHTNME, from the coding sequence ATGACTGGCGCCGGCACGGATCTGTTCGCGATCGCGCTGAACGAGCTCGGCGACGTGTTGGCGAAGGTGGACGAGGCGCGCATCGACGCCGCCTGCGACCTGCTCGCCGGCGCCGGCAAGATCGCCGTCTATGGCTGCGGCCGCGAGGCGCTGCAGATCAAGGGCTTCGCCATGCGGCTCTACCATCTCGGCCTGTCGGTATCGGTGGTCGGCGACATGACCACACCGCCGCTCGGCAAGGGCGGTGTCTTCCTGGTCAGCTCCGGACCGGGCGAGACCACCACGGTGCTGACCCTGATGCAGGTTGCCCGGGCCGCAGGCGCAAAGGTGCTGCTGCTCACCGCCGAGGCCGAGGGCAGCGCCACGAAGCGCGCCGATTTCACCTTGCTCATTCCGGCGCAGACCATGGCCAGCGACCAGGGCACGGCAAAGACCTCCGTCTTGCCGATGGGGTCGCTGTTCGAGGGCGCGCTGTTCCTGCTCTTCGAGGTGATGGTGCTGAAGCTCAAGGCGCTGACCGGTGCCTCGCCGGAGGCCATGCGCGCCCGCCACACCAATATGGAGTAG
- a CDS encoding aldo/keto reductase yields MKTRHFDRIGNGGIDFTELGFGTAPLGNLYRAVSDEDAHATLEAAWNTGCRYFDTAPLYGLGLSETRLNPFLRGKKRDDYVLSSKVGRLMRACPPDQRTGIGKFFDTPSRQEVYDYSYDGVMRSFEASLERLGVDRIDILFVHDVDIFTHGSKEASDRRIEEFMSSGYYGLLSLRDQGVIKAFGGGINEWQVCEALAERGDFDLFLLAGRYTLLEQEALQSFLPLCQKRGIGIVLGGPYNSGILATGPKPGAFYDYSEAPKEVLDRVARIEAVCKRHRVRLIEAALQFPLQHPSVVSVIPGGQRPAEVESNRALLDVKLPAALWVDLKQEGLLRADAPTG; encoded by the coding sequence ATGAAGACACGGCATTTCGACCGCATCGGCAATGGCGGCATCGACTTTACCGAGCTCGGCTTCGGCACGGCGCCGCTCGGCAATCTCTACCGCGCCGTCTCCGACGAGGACGCCCATGCCACGCTGGAAGCGGCCTGGAACACCGGCTGCCGCTACTTCGACACCGCGCCGCTCTATGGTCTCGGCCTGTCGGAAACCCGGCTCAACCCGTTCCTGCGCGGCAAGAAGCGCGACGACTATGTGCTGTCGAGCAAGGTCGGGCGCCTGATGCGCGCCTGCCCGCCGGATCAGCGCACCGGCATCGGCAAGTTCTTCGACACGCCGTCGCGCCAAGAGGTCTACGACTATAGCTATGACGGCGTCATGCGCTCCTTCGAGGCTTCGCTGGAACGCCTCGGCGTCGACCGCATCGACATCCTGTTCGTCCACGACGTCGATATCTTCACCCATGGCAGCAAGGAGGCGTCCGACCGTCGCATCGAGGAGTTCATGTCCTCCGGCTATTACGGGCTGCTTTCGCTGCGCGACCAGGGCGTGATCAAGGCCTTCGGCGGCGGCATCAATGAATGGCAGGTCTGTGAGGCGCTGGCCGAGCGCGGCGATTTCGACCTTTTCCTGCTGGCCGGGCGCTACACGCTGCTGGAGCAGGAGGCTTTGCAATCCTTCCTGCCGCTCTGCCAAAAGCGCGGCATCGGCATCGTGCTCGGCGGCCCCTACAATTCCGGCATCCTGGCGACGGGGCCGAAGCCGGGAGCCTTCTATGATTATTCGGAGGCGCCGAAGGAGGTGCTCGATCGCGTGGCGCGCATCGAGGCGGTCTGCAAGCGCCACAGGGTGCGCCTGATCGAGGCGGCGCTGCAGTTCCCGCTGCAGCATCCGTCCGTCGTGTCGGTAATCCCCGGCGGTCAACGGCCGGCCGAGGTCGAAAGCAACCGCGCGCTGCTCGACGTCAAGCTGCCCGCCGCCCTGTGGGTCGACCTGAAGCAGGAAGGGCTGCTGCGCGCGGACGCGCCGACGGGCTGA
- a CDS encoding HU family DNA-binding protein, translating to MNKNELVSAVADAASISKGDAQSAVDAVFSVITGELKKGGDVRLVGFGNFTVSKRAASTGRNPQTGAEVKIPARTVPKFSAGKGLKDAVN from the coding sequence ATGAACAAGAACGAACTGGTGTCCGCTGTCGCCGATGCCGCGAGCATTTCGAAGGGTGACGCCCAGTCAGCCGTCGATGCGGTGTTTTCCGTGATCACTGGCGAACTGAAGAAGGGCGGCGATGTCCGGCTTGTGGGCTTCGGAAATTTCACCGTGTCAAAACGCGCTGCTTCGACCGGCCGCAACCCGCAGACCGGCGCCGAAGTGAAGATTCCGGCGCGCACCGTGCCGAAATTCTCGGCCGGGAAGGGCCTCAAGGACGCGGTCAACTAA